GTGGTGATGAAAGAGACCGCGGCGCACCTGGCGCACACCTTCCGGGACATGGCCTGGCTCATCCCGCTGCTGCCGTTCACCGCTTTCGCCCTGATCCTGGCCTTCGGCCGGCGGACGCCGGGCCGGGGCGCTCCGATCGGGATAGCCGCCGTCTCCGCCGCGCTGGCGCTGGGCCTCGGATCGTTTTACGAGGCCATCACGACCCACGGTGTCGTCGAGCGCAGCGTGCAGTGGTTCTCATTCGGCGACGTGCATCTCGAGCTCGGGATAAGAGTCGACTCGCTGGCCTCGATGATGTTCGTCGTCGTCTGCCTGGTGTCTCTGCTCGTGCAGGTGTACTCGCTCGGCTACATGCACGGTGACCGCCGGTACACGTGGTACTACGCGGCGCTGAACCTGTTCACGGGTTCGATGCTGACGCTGGTGATCGCCAACAACACCGTCCAGATGCTGGTCGGCTGGGAGCTGGTGGGCATCTGCTCGTACTTTTTGATCGGGCACTGGTTTGAGGAGAAGGAGAACTCCAGCGCGGCGATCAAGGCCTTTATCACCACCAGGACGGGCGACCTGGGGTTCACGATCGGCATCCTGGTGCTCTTCATAGGGGCCGGCACGTTCAACATAGGCGAGCTCCAGGAGCTGGTCTCCCACCACAAGGTCTCCTCCGCGGTCGTTACCGCTGGGACCCTTCTCCTGTTTTGCGGGGCGGTCGGGAAGTCGGCCCAGTTCCCGCTGCACGTCTGGCTGCCGGACGCCATGGCCGGTCCGACACCAGTCTCGGCGCTGATCCACGCGGCGACCATGGTGACCGCGGGCGTCTACATGATCGCCCGCATCTTTGAGGTCTTCTCGGCCTCCGAGCAGACGATGGAGGTCATCGCGGTCATAGCGTCCATCACGATGGTCGGGGCGGCCCTGCTTGCGGTTGTCCAGCGCGACATCAAGAAGGTCCTGGCGTATTCCACCGTGAGCCAGCTGGGCTACATGATGGCCGGGCTGGCGATCGGGGCGGCGACGGCCGGGGTCTTCCACCTCTGGACCCACGCATTCTTCAAGGCGCTGCTGTTTTTGGGCGCGGGCAGCGTCATCCACGCGGTCCACTCAAACGACATGTTCGATATGGGCGGGCTTCGCAAGTTCATGCCCATAACCACGGCCACGTTCCTGATCGGGTCGGCGGCCCTGGCCGGCATCCCGCCTCTGGCCGGGTTCTGGTCCAAGGACGAGATCCTGGCCGCCGCCTTCGAGACCCACCACTACGTCGTGTTCGCCTGCGGACTTCTCACCGCGTTCCTGACGGCCTTTTACATGGGACGCACCTGCGCCCTGACCTTCTTCGGTCGCTACCGCAGGATGCCCGTGGCCGGGGGAGCGACCGACCACCCGCCCGGAGCCGACAAGGCCCACGGCACGGCCGCGCACGGGGGCCACGAGCCCCACGGACTTCCCCACGAGTCCCCGCCGTCGATGGCATGGCCGCTGATCATCCTGGGGGTCCTGAGCGTGGTCGGCGGCTGGGTTGGCATCCCGTTCGCCGGCAACTTCTTCGCCGACTGGATCCACTTCGAGCACGCCCATCACGGCGAGTTCGTGCCTTGGGTCGCGCTGGTCTCAGTCGCCCTGGCTGTGTCCGGCATCGCCCTCGGACTGCGGATGTACACCCGGGCGAACTTCGGCCTGAGCATCGTGGACCCGCTTGAGCGCCTCGGACCCCTGTACCGCGCGGCCGAACGCCGGTTCTACATAGACGAGTTCTATCTCAAGGCGATCGTGAGGCCGGTCCAGTACGGACTTTCCCGATTCGTGTACCGGCGCTTGGACCAGGGGGTCATCGACAAGGTGGTCAACGCCGCGGGAGCCGGGACGGTCCTGGCCGGCCGCGCGACCCGGGCCGTGGACGAAGCCGGAGTGGACGGCGTCGTCAACGGGCTCGCTGCCCTGACCAGCCGGTTCGGCTCCCGTCTGCGCCTGGGCCAGTCGGGTAACGTCCAGCGGTACGCGGCGGCCCTGTTTGTCGGGCTCATCGTGCTTTCGGCGGTTCTGTTCCGTTAGAAGGGGGTGTGATGTTCCTGCAGGACTGGGGGGTGACGGCGGCGGTTTTCGTGCCGCTGCTGGGAGCCGCCGTGCTGACCGCGCTGCCGCGCGCAAAGGAAAGTCTCGTCAAGGTGCTGGCGGGGCTGTTCACCCTGGTGCCCCTGCTGATCGTGGTCGGGATCGCCCTCGGGTTCGACTACTCCGACACGGCGCGGATGCAGTTCGAGGTGGACGCGAGCTGGATCCCGTCGATCAACGCCCGGTACCACGTCGGGCTCAATGGCTTGTCCCTGACGCTTTTCGTCCTCACCTACTTCACGACCTTCCTGTGCATCCTGTACTCGTACAAGTGGCTTCCTGAGCCGCGCAACGCGCGCGGCTTCTTTGCTCTGATCCTGCTGTTGACGACCGGCATGGCGGGATCGTTCGTCGCGCTGGACCTGGTTCTGTTCTTCATCTTCTGGGAGCTGGTCCTGGTGCCGATGTACTTCCTGATCGCGATCTGGGGCGGACCGCGCCGCGAGTACGCCGCCATCAAGTTCTTCCTGTACACGCTGTTCGGCTCGATCTTCATGCTGCTCGGGTTCATAGCCCTGTACCTGAGGTCCGACGTCGGCGGCTCGCACACCTTCGACATGCTGAAACTGGCCGAGCTCGGTCGAAACGGGGCCTTCGGCTCCCTGTTCGGGATCGTGGTGTTCGGCGGGCTATTCCTCGGCTTCGCGATCAAGGTGCCGATGTGGCCGTTCCACACCTGGCTCCCGGACGCCCACACGGAGGCCCCCACCGTCGGCTCAGTCATCCTGGCCGCCATCCTGCTGAAGATGGGGACCTACGCGTTCGTCCGCATCGCCCTGCCGATCCTTCCGGACGCCGCCGTCGCGTGGGCCCCCTGGATCGGACTTCTCTCAGCCATCGCGATCATCTACGCCGCGCTGGCTTGCCTGGCCCAGACGGACATGAAACGCCTCATCGCCTTCTCGTCGGTCGGCCACATGGGGTTCGTGATGCTCGGCATCTCCAGCCTCACCGACCGCGGGATCAACGGCGCGATCATGGCGATGGTTGTCCACGGCCTGATCACCGGGATGCTGTTTTTCGTTGCCGGCTCGGTCCACGAGCGTTTCCACACCCGGGACATCCCGCGGCTCGGCGGCATGATGCTGCTGACGCCCTGGCTGGGCGGAGTGCTCACCTACTCGTCAATCGCGTCGCTCGGACTGCCGGGACTGGCCGGCTTCTGGGGAGAGTTCCTGTCGCTGCTGGGTTCGTACAACCCGGCCGAGGTCCTGTCGGACCTGACGACGTACTACCGCGTGCTGACCGCTCTTGGTGTGATCGGGACGCTGCTCACTGCGGGGTACTTTCTGTGGCTGCTGCAGCGCGTGAACCTCGGCAACATCAAGGACGAGTGGAAGGGCCACAGCTTCCAGGACGTGACACCGCTGGAGTGGGCTTCGTGGGTCCCCCTTCTGGTGCTGATCCTGGTGGTCGGCGTCTACCCGCACCTTCTGCTCGGTGTCACGGGGGACGCTGTCGCCGACGTGGCGAGGCTGTTCAACCCGTAGATGACGCCTTCGATCGATTACGCGGCGGCGGCCCCGGAGATCATCGTCTCCGCGGGGCTGTGCCTGGTCCTTGTGGTGGACCTGGTGCTGCGGGGCCAGGCCAGGGTCATGGCCGGATGGCTGTCGCTGTCCACCCTTGCGGCGGCCGCGGTCGCGCTGGGGACCTTCGCCGCGTCGGGGGCCGCTCCGGTGGAGACGCTCGGAGGGCTGTTCGTCCAGGACGGCTTTTCCGTCGTGTTCAAAGCGCTGATGCTCGGATCCGCGGCGGTCGTCGTCCTGCTTTCGCTGCCTCCGCTGCGCGGACACCGCTACGAGGGCGAGTACTACTTCCTGCTGCTCTCTTCGGTGCTCGGGACGATGCTCATGGCCTCGAGCCGCGAACTGCTGATGCTGTTCATCTCCCTGGAGCTGGTATCGGCCCCTGCCTTCATCATTGCCGGACTGCGCAAGCGCAATCCGCGCTCCAACGAGGCTGCACTGAAGTTCTTCCTCATAGGAGTCCTGTCGGCGGCGATCCTCGTGTACGGGATCTCGCTGGTGTACGGATTCACCGGGACCACGCGTCTGGCCGATATCGCCGACATCGCCAGGGACCCCGAGCCGCTCCTGATGACGGCGATCGTGTTCATCATCGCGGCGTTCGGGTTCAAGATCTCGGCCGTCCCGTTCCACTTCTGGGCCCCCGACACCTACGAGGGGTCGCCCACGCCGCTGGCGGCGTTCCTGTCCGTTTCGTCCAAGGCCGCGGGTTTTGTCGGGCTTCTGCTGATTTTGATGCGGGGGTTCCCCAACCTGTCGGAGTTCTGGGGGCCGATCGTGGCTGTGATCGCGATCGCCACGATGACCGTCGGCAACCTCCTGGCGCTCAAGCAGCGCCACATCGTGCGTCTGCGGTCCTACTCGTCCATCGCGCAGGCGGGATACATGCTCATCCCGCTGGCGTTGATCCGGCCGTTCACGAGCGACGCCAACCGCGCCGTCAACGCGGCAAACCTGCGGGCGCTGGCCCTCTACCTGCTGATATACGCCGTGATGAACCTCGGTGCGTTCGCGGTCGTCATCGGGCTTTCCAGGCAGCACCCGGCTCTTCTGCTCAGGGACCTGGCCGGACTGGGACGGCGGGCGCCGTTCCACGCGGCGTCACTGGCCATATTCGTTCTGTCGCTCGGAGGCATACCTCCGTTCGCCGGGCTGTGGGCGAAATTCTTCGTTTTCCTCGCCGCGGTCAACGCGGGGTCTACGATGGGACTCGTCCTGGCGGCCGCCATGGTGGTGAACAGCGTGATCTCGCTGTACTACTACGTGGGGATCGTCCGAACCATGTGGCTGGACGCTCCAGAGGAAGCCGGGGCGCTGCGGTTTCCGAGGGCTGTGTCTCTTGCGGGAGCCGCGTGCCTGGCGGGCGTCGTGTTCATCGGGGTGTATCCCCAGTTGCTCGTGAAGGTCGCGCAGGCTGTAGAGCTTGCGTTCTAGCAGAGGGACCAACGGGTCTATGAGGACGACCAGATTGCACAGGCTCGCCCCCGCCTTGGCGTACCTGCTCGTCGCCGCCCTGGCAGGCCTGTCCACGACGGCCTCGGCGCAGATTCCACCGATCGGCTCGACTCCGACCCCGGCGCCCACGCCGGCTCCCACCCCACGGCCGACCGCCGCACCGACTCCCGACCCGACGCCTCGCCCGACCACGACTCCCGGCCTCCAGCCACCCCTTCCGGGCGATACGCCACAGCCGACCCAGTCGCCGCCGTTCCAGGACCCTTACTACGGCTTCGAGCCCGAGGACCCTGGTCCCGGCGGAACGCCGGCCTCCGCCATCCCGCCGGGCTTCAAGATCCCCGTCTTCCCGAGGACCCCCGCGCGCAACACGATCAAGCTCGTGGCGATGCTCGAAAAGGCCACCTCCATCGGTCTGACGCTGGAGGAGGCGCTGCTCCAGGGAATGGGTCGTTTCCCCGTCGCGGGTCTGTCCTACTGGTCCGACGACTGGGCGAACCCGCGCTTCACGCCCGTGTTCCACCTGCACGAGGGACTGGACATCTTCGCGGACTTCGGCACGCCCGTCCGTTCGCCGGACCGGGGGGTCGTGACCAGGGTGACCGACGGCAAGGTCGGAGGGCTCGCCGTCTGGACCCGCGGTAGCGACGGGACGTCGTACTACTTCGCGCACCTCCAGGAGGTCGCCGAAGGAATCGAAGCCGGCACCCCCGTCCAGATTGGCACCGTGCTGGGCACGGTGGGTGACTCCGGCAATGCCCGGGGCGGGGCGCCGCATCTCCACTTCGAGATGCACCGGCCGGATCCGATCCCCCCGAAGCCGTTTGTGGACGCGTGGCTCGCGGAGGCCGAGGCGGGGGCCGAGCAGTGGGTGCGCAGCAAGGTGAGCCGGATCCTGGACACCCGCCAGTTCCTGCGCAGCGAAAGCGTCCATGCCGGACTCCTGGACGTGGACACGGGGGTCCCCGGAGCGACCCCCGAGTACTCGATGCTCCTCACGCTGCTTGACCCGGTCGGGGGCTCGGTCGGACTTCTCCCGCGCATCCCGCTGATCCCGTCCGTGCGGCGGCCGCCGTCCAAGCAGCTGATGGCCGAGTTCGTCCGGCTCCACGTCGAAGGCGGGATCCTGTCCTCGCTGACGGCCGGGCCCCCCGCCGACACCCACGGCGACTGACGCCGGCTCCCGGCTTGGGCCTTTGTTCGGCCGTAGTATCGTCTAGGGCGCCCGGAGGAAGTCTTCGGGGGGATACCCGAGTGGCCAAAGGGGCCTGGCTGTAAACCAGGTGCTTGCGCTTCGCAGGTTCAAATCCTGCTCCCCCCACCGTTGCTCCGGGTGCGGCGGCGTAGCTCAGTTGGTAAGAGCGCCCGGCTCATAATCGGGAGGTCGGCGGTTCGAGTCCGCCCGCCGCTACGACCGCGGGAGGAACGCCCGCGGCGGCACGACCAGGAGAGACGAGATGGCCAAGCAGAAGTTCGAGCGCACCAAGCCCCACGTCAACATCGGCACGATCGGCCACATCGACCACGGCAAGACCACCTTGACCGCGGCCATCACGGCCGTGCTGGCCAAGCACAAGCCGTCGGACGTCAACAAGGCCTTCGCCTTCGACCAGATCGACAAGGCCCCCGAGGAAAAGGCCCGCGGCATCACGATCGCCATCGCCCACGTCGAATACGAGTCCGACGCCCGCCACTACGCCCACGTCGACTGCCCGGGCCACGTCGACTACATCAAGAACATGATCACCGGAGCCGCCCAGATGGACGGAGCCATCCTGGTGGTCGCAGCCACCGACGGCCCCATGCC
This window of the Actinomycetota bacterium genome carries:
- the nuoL gene encoding NADH-quinone oxidoreductase subunit L → MKETAAHLAHTFRDMAWLIPLLPFTAFALILAFGRRTPGRGAPIGIAAVSAALALGLGSFYEAITTHGVVERSVQWFSFGDVHLELGIRVDSLASMMFVVVCLVSLLVQVYSLGYMHGDRRYTWYYAALNLFTGSMLTLVIANNTVQMLVGWELVGICSYFLIGHWFEEKENSSAAIKAFITTRTGDLGFTIGILVLFIGAGTFNIGELQELVSHHKVSSAVVTAGTLLLFCGAVGKSAQFPLHVWLPDAMAGPTPVSALIHAATMVTAGVYMIARIFEVFSASEQTMEVIAVIASITMVGAALLAVVQRDIKKVLAYSTVSQLGYMMAGLAIGAATAGVFHLWTHAFFKALLFLGAGSVIHAVHSNDMFDMGGLRKFMPITTATFLIGSAALAGIPPLAGFWSKDEILAAAFETHHYVVFACGLLTAFLTAFYMGRTCALTFFGRYRRMPVAGGATDHPPGADKAHGTAAHGGHEPHGLPHESPPSMAWPLIILGVLSVVGGWVGIPFAGNFFADWIHFEHAHHGEFVPWVALVSVALAVSGIALGLRMYTRANFGLSIVDPLERLGPLYRAAERRFYIDEFYLKAIVRPVQYGLSRFVYRRLDQGVIDKVVNAAGAGTVLAGRATRAVDEAGVDGVVNGLAALTSRFGSRLRLGQSGNVQRYAAALFVGLIVLSAVLFR
- a CDS encoding NADH-quinone oxidoreductase subunit M, coding for MFLQDWGVTAAVFVPLLGAAVLTALPRAKESLVKVLAGLFTLVPLLIVVGIALGFDYSDTARMQFEVDASWIPSINARYHVGLNGLSLTLFVLTYFTTFLCILYSYKWLPEPRNARGFFALILLLTTGMAGSFVALDLVLFFIFWELVLVPMYFLIAIWGGPRREYAAIKFFLYTLFGSIFMLLGFIALYLRSDVGGSHTFDMLKLAELGRNGAFGSLFGIVVFGGLFLGFAIKVPMWPFHTWLPDAHTEAPTVGSVILAAILLKMGTYAFVRIALPILPDAAVAWAPWIGLLSAIAIIYAALACLAQTDMKRLIAFSSVGHMGFVMLGISSLTDRGINGAIMAMVVHGLITGMLFFVAGSVHERFHTRDIPRLGGMMLLTPWLGGVLTYSSIASLGLPGLAGFWGEFLSLLGSYNPAEVLSDLTTYYRVLTALGVIGTLLTAGYFLWLLQRVNLGNIKDEWKGHSFQDVTPLEWASWVPLLVLILVVGVYPHLLLGVTGDAVADVARLFNP
- a CDS encoding NADH-quinone oxidoreductase subunit N; the encoded protein is MTPSIDYAAAAPEIIVSAGLCLVLVVDLVLRGQARVMAGWLSLSTLAAAAVALGTFAASGAAPVETLGGLFVQDGFSVVFKALMLGSAAVVVLLSLPPLRGHRYEGEYYFLLLSSVLGTMLMASSRELLMLFISLELVSAPAFIIAGLRKRNPRSNEAALKFFLIGVLSAAILVYGISLVYGFTGTTRLADIADIARDPEPLLMTAIVFIIAAFGFKISAVPFHFWAPDTYEGSPTPLAAFLSVSSKAAGFVGLLLILMRGFPNLSEFWGPIVAVIAIATMTVGNLLALKQRHIVRLRSYSSIAQAGYMLIPLALIRPFTSDANRAVNAANLRALALYLLIYAVMNLGAFAVVIGLSRQHPALLLRDLAGLGRRAPFHAASLAIFVLSLGGIPPFAGLWAKFFVFLAAVNAGSTMGLVLAAAMVVNSVISLYYYVGIVRTMWLDAPEEAGALRFPRAVSLAGAACLAGVVFIGVYPQLLVKVAQAVELAF
- a CDS encoding M23 family metallopeptidase encodes the protein MRTTRLHRLAPALAYLLVAALAGLSTTASAQIPPIGSTPTPAPTPAPTPRPTAAPTPDPTPRPTTTPGLQPPLPGDTPQPTQSPPFQDPYYGFEPEDPGPGGTPASAIPPGFKIPVFPRTPARNTIKLVAMLEKATSIGLTLEEALLQGMGRFPVAGLSYWSDDWANPRFTPVFHLHEGLDIFADFGTPVRSPDRGVVTRVTDGKVGGLAVWTRGSDGTSYYFAHLQEVAEGIEAGTPVQIGTVLGTVGDSGNARGGAPHLHFEMHRPDPIPPKPFVDAWLAEAEAGAEQWVRSKVSRILDTRQFLRSESVHAGLLDVDTGVPGATPEYSMLLTLLDPVGGSVGLLPRIPLIPSVRRPPSKQLMAEFVRLHVEGGILSSLTAGPPADTHGD